The proteins below come from a single Streptomyces tubercidicus genomic window:
- a CDS encoding histidine kinase has protein sequence MTATGASEGAGARGAPVSGPWWWARRRSAVLDVLLAVASAAECAFEGARFASEAQLPEPAGVLLGLLAGSVLLLRRRWPVAVVLVSIAVIPAEMGGLLSTVGLYTLAASDVPRRITGLLAGMTVTGTLVTTFLSLRQEAAAQNDFQPPFWLIPVMSLALGLVLTAPPVLWGLYVGARRRLVESLRERADGLERELSLLADRAEERAEWARNEERTRIAREMHDVVAHRVSLMVVHAAALQAVALKDPEKASKNAGLVGDMGRQALTELREMLGVLRTADGAAVRGGAVSGAPERLAAVASRAGAQATVRVWPSEPSAGGGAAGAAEDGRSGGGVRVPGPATGEADAEGPYLAELGDLVGQSRAAGMVVELTVDGVAEGEPDAAVGQRYAPRVERTVYRVVQEALTNVHKHAPGARARVRLAHREGELAVQVENGPCEGGAADAGLPSGGNGLVGMRERVTSLGGVFVSGPTESGGFRVSAVVPSSGAGG, from the coding sequence ATGACCGCAACGGGGGCAAGTGAAGGTGCCGGCGCGCGGGGCGCGCCGGTGAGTGGGCCGTGGTGGTGGGCCCGTCGGCGGAGTGCCGTGCTGGATGTGTTGCTGGCGGTGGCTTCCGCGGCGGAGTGTGCGTTCGAGGGGGCGCGGTTCGCTTCGGAGGCGCAGTTGCCGGAGCCGGCCGGGGTGCTGCTCGGTCTGCTGGCGGGGTCGGTGCTGTTGTTGCGCCGGCGCTGGCCGGTGGCGGTGGTGCTGGTCTCGATAGCGGTGATCCCGGCGGAGATGGGCGGGCTGCTGAGCACGGTGGGGCTGTACACGCTCGCCGCGTCGGATGTGCCGCGCCGGATCACGGGGCTGCTGGCGGGGATGACGGTGACGGGGACGTTGGTGACGACGTTCCTCAGCTTGCGGCAGGAGGCGGCGGCGCAGAACGACTTCCAGCCGCCGTTCTGGCTGATCCCGGTGATGTCGCTGGCGCTGGGGCTGGTGCTGACGGCGCCGCCGGTGTTGTGGGGGCTGTATGTGGGGGCCCGTCGGCGGCTGGTGGAGAGTTTGCGGGAGCGGGCGGACGGTTTGGAGCGTGAGCTGTCGTTGCTGGCGGACCGGGCCGAGGAGCGGGCGGAGTGGGCCCGTAACGAGGAGCGGACGCGGATTGCGCGGGAGATGCACGATGTGGTCGCGCACCGGGTGAGTCTGATGGTGGTGCATGCGGCGGCGTTGCAGGCGGTGGCGCTGAAGGACCCGGAGAAGGCGTCGAAGAACGCGGGGCTGGTCGGCGACATGGGGCGGCAGGCGCTGACGGAGCTGCGGGAGATGCTGGGGGTGTTGCGTACGGCTGACGGGGCGGCGGTGCGGGGTGGCGCGGTGTCGGGTGCGCCGGAGCGGCTGGCGGCGGTGGCTTCCCGGGCGGGGGCGCAGGCGACGGTGCGGGTGTGGCCGTCGGAGCCGTCCGCGGGCGGGGGCGCGGCGGGGGCCGCGGAGGACGGCCGTTCTGGGGGCGGGGTGCGGGTGCCGGGGCCGGCTACGGGGGAGGCGGATGCCGAGGGGCCGTATCTGGCGGAGCTGGGGGATCTGGTGGGGCAGTCCCGGGCGGCGGGGATGGTGGTGGAGCTGACGGTGGACGGGGTGGCCGAGGGGGAGCCGGACGCGGCTGTCGGGCAGCGGTATGCGCCGAGGGTGGAGCGGACCGTCTATCGCGTGGTGCAGGAGGCGCTGACGAATGTGCACAAGCATGCGCCGGGGGCGCGGGCGCGGGTGCGGCTGGCGCACCGGGAGGGTGAGCTGGCGGTGCAGGTGGAGAACGGTCCCTGTGAGGGCGGTGCGGCCGATGCGGGCCTGCCGAGCGGCGGCAATGGCCTGGTGGGGATGCGGGAGCGGGTGACGTCGCTGGGCGGCGTGTTCGTGTCGGGCCCGACGGAGTCCGGGGGCTTCCGGGTGTCGGCGGTGGTGCCGTCCTCGGGGGCGGGCGGCTGA
- a CDS encoding SUKH-3 domain-containing protein, whose product MPPTTPGPRTPAHDRTDSTRFPPAVDVALQEAGWQPGRWDIQQAEHWADTLRAHTSPAGHRHTVFPAAVEAWAEFGGLHLTGPGPGRHIAPTPFAIDPLHGLHLARTLGDLGRALHTDVAPLGREELTDHDGATYTQSTLAIDAEGRVYSLDHTGDWYLGPDIDSALGVLVQGTRPLRLGVTPPTDD is encoded by the coding sequence ATGCCGCCCACCACCCCCGGCCCCCGCACCCCCGCCCACGACCGGACCGACTCCACACGCTTCCCCCCGGCCGTCGACGTCGCCCTCCAGGAAGCCGGCTGGCAACCCGGCCGCTGGGACATACAGCAGGCGGAACACTGGGCCGACACCCTCCGCGCCCACACCTCCCCCGCAGGCCACCGCCACACCGTCTTCCCCGCCGCCGTCGAAGCCTGGGCCGAATTCGGCGGACTGCACCTCACCGGCCCCGGCCCCGGCCGCCACATCGCCCCCACCCCCTTCGCCATCGACCCCCTGCACGGCCTCCACCTCGCCCGCACCCTCGGCGACCTCGGCCGCGCCCTGCACACCGACGTGGCCCCCCTCGGCCGCGAAGAACTCACCGACCACGACGGCGCCACCTACACCCAGTCCACCCTCGCCATCGACGCCGAAGGCCGCGTCTACAGCCTCGACCACACCGGCGACTGGTACCTGGGCCCGGACATCGACAGCGCACTGGGCGTCCTCGTGCAGGGAACCCGCCCGTTGCGCCTGGGCGTCACACCCCCTACGGACGACTGA
- a CDS encoding YwqJ-related putative deaminase: MSTTARHHNSAAGDPRIGWSGTADDHRAPALHHRRDGILPTIGAALSVRGQTLTCTASKAEQPPALHPLVQDFLDTLATAQRERFTGRCPEAVLLSRHLTAVEGNRGKRASRKPLTNGEARRSLKHSKLTARHIREDGDPQHGSYAPPCRSCDALLAHFGVMPISGITPTGS, encoded by the coding sequence ATGAGCACCACTGCACGCCACCACAACTCAGCCGCCGGCGACCCCCGCATCGGCTGGAGCGGCACCGCGGACGACCACCGCGCACCCGCCCTCCACCACCGCCGCGACGGCATCCTCCCCACCATCGGCGCCGCCTTGTCCGTACGCGGACAAACCCTCACCTGCACTGCGAGCAAGGCCGAACAACCGCCCGCCCTGCACCCCCTCGTCCAGGACTTCCTGGACACCCTCGCCACCGCACAGCGCGAACGTTTCACCGGACGCTGCCCCGAAGCGGTCCTGCTCTCCCGGCACCTCACCGCCGTCGAAGGCAACCGCGGCAAACGCGCCTCCCGCAAACCCCTCACCAACGGCGAAGCCCGCCGCTCCCTCAAACACTCCAAACTCACCGCCCGCCACATCCGCGAGGACGGCGACCCCCAGCACGGCAGCTACGCCCCGCCCTGCCGCTCCTGCGACGCCCTCCTCGCCCACTTCGGCGTCATGCCCATCAGCGGCATCACGCCCACAGGAAGCTGA
- a CDS encoding SMI1/KNR4 family protein — protein MTTGRQGLGALPGPWAAGHTAPPNSAYAGQVVHFPDPVRAARYPAGVRMDERGFPEFSPYARAAAEIAEPPEGFGVDELRLTDYVSANAALHAQGHELWIDVPAVATPHGWTWHHVAGTRRMELVPVEVKALLRHHGGLATAAVAHDRRGTRPLQETRPAHFGLPHRDLSVSEEQLAQAEEALGYRLPGAYRSFLKAAGGCAPVGAALDAELGLLVDQPFFTVRDDAAVNDLLYVNKCLRDHFTKDYLGVAFVQGGVVAVKVRGEALGSVWFCPYDDARDQDGWTVQERVERLLLPCGADFDDFLQRLAGNPPELSTVADLMVDGGFAYAVAVGG, from the coding sequence ATGACGACAGGGCGGCAAGGGCTGGGGGCACTCCCCGGCCCCTGGGCGGCGGGACACACCGCGCCACCGAATTCGGCCTATGCCGGGCAGGTCGTGCATTTTCCGGATCCGGTCCGTGCCGCACGCTACCCCGCCGGGGTGCGGATGGACGAACGGGGTTTCCCGGAGTTCTCGCCGTATGCCCGCGCGGCCGCGGAGATCGCCGAGCCGCCGGAGGGTTTCGGCGTCGATGAACTGCGCCTGACGGACTATGTGTCGGCGAACGCGGCGCTGCACGCGCAGGGGCACGAGCTGTGGATAGATGTGCCGGCGGTGGCCACGCCGCACGGCTGGACCTGGCATCACGTGGCCGGCACCCGGCGGATGGAGCTGGTTCCGGTCGAGGTGAAGGCGCTGTTGCGGCATCACGGGGGGCTGGCGACGGCTGCGGTGGCGCACGACAGGCGCGGTACCCGGCCGTTGCAGGAGACCCGGCCGGCGCACTTCGGGCTGCCGCACCGTGATCTGTCGGTGAGCGAGGAGCAGTTGGCGCAGGCCGAGGAGGCGCTGGGCTACCGGCTGCCGGGCGCGTACCGGTCGTTCCTGAAGGCGGCGGGCGGGTGTGCGCCGGTGGGGGCGGCGCTGGACGCGGAGTTGGGGCTGCTGGTCGATCAGCCGTTCTTCACGGTGCGCGATGACGCGGCGGTCAACGATCTCCTCTACGTCAACAAGTGTCTGCGGGACCACTTCACCAAGGACTATCTGGGCGTGGCCTTCGTCCAGGGCGGTGTGGTGGCGGTGAAGGTGCGCGGTGAGGCGCTCGGTTCGGTGTGGTTCTGCCCGTACGACGATGCGCGGGACCAGGACGGGTGGACGGTGCAGGAGCGGGTGGAACGGCTGCTGTTGCCGTGCGGGGCGGATTTCGATGACTTTCTGCAGCGGCTGGCGGGCAATCCGCCGGAGCTGTCGACGGTGGCGGATCTGATGGTCGACGGTGGTTTCGCGTACGCGGTCGCGGTGGGGGGTTGA